The proteins below are encoded in one region of Parvicella tangerina:
- a CDS encoding C40 family peptidase, producing the protein MSYGFAKLAIIPIRAEGSDKAEIISQLLFGEHYEVLEEAEKWIRIRNHFDQYEGWICRKQFFEITGKEFDELGINDFPMCASLTGQVTLADENTNITRGAVLPYYHQGYIRIRDQRAKFTGDLNQTSADKIMEYALSYLNTPYLWGGRSPFGIDCSGFAQIVYKLCGYKLPRDAYQQAEHGYDVPFVETSEPGDLAFFDNAEGHITHVGIITEPGKIIHASGSVKIDLLDSEGIFDQELKRYTHKLRLIRRII; encoded by the coding sequence ATGTCATACGGTTTCGCAAAATTAGCTATCATTCCTATCAGAGCTGAGGGTTCTGATAAGGCGGAGATTATATCTCAATTATTATTTGGAGAGCACTATGAAGTGCTGGAAGAAGCCGAAAAATGGATAAGGATTAGAAACCATTTTGATCAATATGAAGGTTGGATATGCCGAAAACAATTCTTCGAAATCACAGGTAAAGAATTTGATGAATTAGGAATTAACGACTTTCCCATGTGTGCTAGTCTTACGGGGCAGGTTACGCTTGCTGATGAAAACACAAATATCACCAGAGGAGCTGTACTTCCCTACTACCATCAGGGGTATATTAGAATTAGAGATCAACGTGCAAAATTTACAGGAGACCTGAATCAAACGAGTGCTGACAAAATAATGGAATACGCCTTAAGCTATCTCAACACACCTTACCTATGGGGAGGTAGAAGTCCATTCGGAATTGACTGTAGTGGGTTTGCTCAAATCGTTTACAAGCTGTGTGGATACAAACTACCACGTGATGCTTACCAACAAGCTGAACACGGATATGACGTTCCTTTTGTAGAAACTTCAGAGCCTGGTGACCTTGCTTTCTTTGATAATGCAGAAGGACATATTACACATGTGGGAATCATTACTGAACCCGGCAAGATCATCCACGCCTCAGGCAGCGTAAAAATTGACCTCTTGGATAGCGAGGGGATCTTTGATCAGGAATTGAAAAGATACACCCATAAACTTCGCCTAATCAGACGAATTATATAA
- the ade gene encoding adenine deaminase: protein MNMIEGKIVDVIKKEIFEGSIHFSEGIITRIDRHSVSTDHYIIPGFVDAHVHVESSMLTPNEFARLAVCHGTVGTISDPHEIGNVLGKKGVEFMIENGLKTSFKFHFGAPSCVPATVFETAGATITVDDIEELFKLPRVNYLAEVMNYPGVINRDPEVMAKIDLAHRLGKVVDGHAPGVMGEAAIKYIEAGITTDHECFTKEEALHKLRHGMKIIIREGSAAKNFEALYELIDEYPDLIMLCSDDKHPNDLMRGHINHLAARAIAKGCDLFNVLRATSKTPIEHYDMDIGLLRLGDPADFCIVRELKTFEVLQTFIDGNLVAEYGQSFIKKHQTETLNNFNCSPIKPEQLKIASHNSAEVNVIAVEDGQLVTEKTTAELQSVNEELQANVDKDILKIVVVNRYFDAPPALGFVKNFGLKEGAIASCVAHDSHNIIAVGTNDNDLTNAINLIIHERGGISLAHGAEKHVVGLPIAGIMTDQDGYEIGREYEILDQRAKELGATLSAPYMTLSFCALLVIPKIKLSDKGLFDGEKFEFVKLIN from the coding sequence ATGAACATGATAGAAGGGAAAATTGTAGATGTCATCAAAAAAGAAATCTTTGAGGGTAGCATCCATTTTAGCGAAGGAATTATCACTCGAATTGACCGACATTCGGTATCAACTGATCATTATATTATTCCTGGCTTTGTCGATGCACATGTTCACGTTGAAAGTTCGATGTTAACACCCAATGAATTTGCAAGGTTAGCCGTATGTCATGGAACCGTAGGCACAATATCAGACCCTCATGAAATTGGAAATGTACTGGGTAAAAAAGGTGTGGAATTCATGATCGAAAATGGCTTAAAAACTTCCTTCAAATTTCATTTTGGGGCACCTTCATGTGTCCCGGCAACAGTTTTTGAAACAGCAGGAGCAACCATTACTGTGGATGATATTGAGGAGCTTTTCAAATTACCTCGGGTAAACTACCTGGCCGAAGTGATGAATTACCCTGGTGTGATTAATCGAGACCCTGAGGTAATGGCTAAGATTGATTTAGCTCATCGTCTGGGAAAAGTCGTTGATGGTCACGCCCCAGGAGTTATGGGTGAAGCTGCCATCAAATATATAGAAGCTGGTATTACAACAGATCATGAGTGCTTTACAAAAGAAGAGGCCTTACATAAATTAAGACACGGCATGAAGATCATCATAAGAGAAGGAAGTGCCGCCAAAAACTTCGAAGCCCTATACGAACTTATTGATGAGTATCCAGATTTGATCATGTTATGCTCAGACGACAAGCATCCTAATGACCTCATGCGAGGACATATCAATCATTTAGCAGCAAGAGCTATTGCCAAAGGCTGTGACCTCTTCAACGTACTCAGAGCAACGAGCAAAACACCTATTGAGCACTATGATATGGACATTGGACTGCTTAGACTAGGTGACCCAGCTGATTTTTGCATAGTTAGGGAGTTAAAGACCTTTGAGGTGTTGCAAACGTTTATTGATGGAAACCTGGTTGCCGAATATGGTCAGTCGTTTATCAAGAAACATCAAACTGAAACCCTGAATAACTTTAATTGCTCTCCAATCAAACCAGAACAACTTAAGATTGCTTCACACAACTCAGCTGAGGTTAATGTTATTGCTGTTGAAGACGGGCAACTAGTTACTGAAAAAACTACTGCAGAGCTTCAGTCTGTTAACGAAGAGCTGCAAGCAAATGTAGATAAAGACATTCTTAAGATAGTAGTCGTCAACCGCTATTTTGACGCTCCTCCAGCATTAGGTTTTGTTAAGAATTTTGGTTTAAAAGAAGGAGCTATTGCAAGTTGTGTAGCACATGATAGTCATAACATTATAGCAGTAGGTACTAATGACAACGACCTGACAAATGCAATAAACCTGATCATCCATGAAAGAGGAGGTATCTCTCTGGCTCATGGAGCAGAAAAACACGTTGTAGGCCTTCCGATTGCAGGTATTATGACCGATCAGGATGGTTACGAAATTGGAAGAGAGTATGAGATATTAGATCAGCGGGCAAAAGAACTGGGCGCTACCCTATCTGCACCCTATATGACCTTATCATTTTGTGCACTGCTTGTCATCCCAAAAATAAAATTATCAGACAAAGGACTGTTTGATGGAGAAAAGTTTGAGTTTGTGAAGCTGATAAATTGA
- a CDS encoding peptidoglycan DD-metalloendopeptidase family protein, with amino-acid sequence MKRNNAFRRFCEQITDELFVIDDSVKKRDYVPIDLSVGNPDLREIDITSAEAMERYIQQLIDREGGQVAYGGYLEVRNLYQRSRHFKNPNSPLHERNIHLGVDVWSPAGTDVLAVLDGEVHSFANNSFHGDYGPTIILKHSFDDLVFYTLYGHLSILSIPDLEMGQEFKQGEVIGQLGDSLVNGDYAPHLHFQVILDMGDHFGDFPGVCSKEEINYYMDACPDPMLLLRI; translated from the coding sequence ATGAAAAGAAACAACGCATTTAGAAGGTTTTGTGAGCAAATAACGGATGAATTGTTTGTGATTGATGATTCCGTGAAGAAGAGAGATTATGTCCCTATTGATCTTTCTGTTGGGAACCCAGACTTAAGAGAGATAGATATCACCTCAGCAGAAGCTATGGAGCGCTATATCCAGCAGTTAATTGATAGGGAAGGAGGACAAGTGGCCTATGGAGGTTATCTAGAGGTCAGGAATCTATATCAGCGTAGTCGACATTTTAAGAATCCAAATAGTCCATTACATGAACGGAATATTCACCTTGGAGTGGATGTTTGGTCCCCTGCAGGAACGGATGTTTTAGCAGTCTTGGATGGAGAGGTGCACAGCTTTGCGAATAACTCTTTTCATGGAGACTATGGCCCAACGATTATACTCAAACACTCTTTTGACGATCTCGTTTTTTATACACTTTACGGTCATCTATCCATCTTGTCGATACCAGACTTAGAAATGGGGCAGGAGTTTAAGCAAGGAGAAGTGATCGGTCAACTGGGAGACTCCTTGGTGAATGGAGATTACGCTCCACACCTGCACTTCCAAGTAATATTAGACATGGGAGATCACTTTGGAGACTTCCCTGGTGTGTGTAGCAAAGAAGAGATCAATTACTACATGGATGCTTGTCCTGATCCTATGCTTCTTTTGCGGATTTGA
- a CDS encoding YfiR family protein — MRSVALMFFSFLFAFNSFAQLEQAKLKSMFVYNIIKNVELKEPNDKETYQVAILGTDSASFEIFNVLNSSYAGKVVDGRTLNFVHFQNKDDYTASDMVIIEKGLEGRLRAFVNSTREDNTVIVTTETKGKDFCINFEVDQNKLMFSVNKTEATKRGLIIEPPLIKMATEVL, encoded by the coding sequence ATGAGATCAGTTGCTTTGATGTTTTTCTCTTTCTTGTTCGCCTTTAATAGCTTTGCACAATTAGAACAAGCCAAGTTGAAGTCAATGTTTGTTTACAACATTATAAAGAACGTAGAATTAAAAGAACCAAATGATAAAGAAACTTATCAGGTTGCTATTCTAGGAACGGATTCCGCTTCTTTTGAGATTTTCAACGTACTTAACTCTTCTTATGCGGGAAAAGTCGTAGATGGGAGAACGCTCAATTTTGTTCATTTTCAAAACAAGGATGATTATACGGCTTCCGATATGGTAATAATTGAAAAGGGACTAGAAGGTCGTTTGAGAGCTTTTGTCAATTCTACTAGAGAGGATAACACGGTCATCGTCACGACTGAAACTAAGGGTAAAGACTTCTGTATCAACTTTGAGGTTGATCAAAATAAGTTGATGTTTTCGGTTAACAAAACGGAGGCTACCAAAAGAGGTCTTATCATTGAGCCTCCATTAATTAAAATGGCGACCGAAGTGTTGTAG
- a CDS encoding YfbK domain-containing protein codes for MKNLVLFLSFVLFGINTIAQHTLKGVVYDDQNQPVPFANVMIKSITDDQLIKGQTSDLNGAFLFERISESKVKLVVSSVEFEPYEKTIDFKKESTVEVEVHLKAGAKLEEVMVISRKEVHKVQSVSAYKMSSANVVSASYGYAGGSIGNYNPNYNTEAYDHIEENGYKSVTKEPLSTLSIDVDRASYSNVRRYINDGQLPPKDAVRVEEMINYFSYDYETPYGNTPLKVTTTYTTCPWNTNHNLVHIGLKSKEIDMDEAPSNNLVFLLDVSGSMNNPDKLPLLKKGLGLLVNEMRPDDKVSIVVYAGAAGVVLEPTTGKNKEKILESLNNLSAGGSTAGGAGIKLAYKLAKENFMKNGNNRVILATDGDFNIGASSDGEMVELIESKRDDGIFLTVLGFGTGNIKDSKMEKLADHGNGNYAYIDNILEAKKTLVNEMGGTLVTVAKDVKFQLEFNPTHVKEYRLIGYENRLLEAEDFNDDTKDAGELGAGHCVTAIYEIIPAGSSESHTDIDPLKYQEEHDSENAHTDELLTVKVRYKLPDEKKSTKLELPVKANRIDFSQTNEDVRFSAAVAAYGMLLRDSKHKGESTYEMVMKLARDAKGEDRDGYRAAFVQMVDMTQLLDKRDS; via the coding sequence ATGAAAAATTTAGTCCTCTTCCTTTCTTTCGTTCTATTCGGAATAAATACAATAGCTCAGCACACGCTAAAAGGAGTTGTTTATGATGACCAGAACCAGCCTGTTCCCTTTGCCAACGTAATGATTAAGTCAATAACAGATGATCAACTGATCAAAGGACAAACTTCTGACCTCAATGGAGCGTTCCTATTTGAACGGATCTCAGAGAGTAAAGTCAAACTGGTAGTAAGCTCAGTAGAGTTTGAACCTTACGAGAAAACAATTGATTTTAAGAAAGAATCAACGGTGGAAGTGGAAGTTCATCTCAAAGCAGGAGCTAAACTCGAAGAGGTAATGGTCATATCAAGAAAAGAAGTTCATAAAGTTCAGTCCGTATCCGCTTATAAAATGAGTAGTGCAAATGTTGTAAGTGCGTCCTATGGTTATGCAGGCGGTTCAATCGGGAATTATAACCCCAACTACAACACAGAAGCTTACGATCACATTGAAGAAAATGGATATAAATCTGTCACGAAAGAACCATTATCTACCTTGAGTATAGATGTAGATCGTGCTTCATACAGCAATGTGAGAAGGTACATCAATGACGGGCAATTACCACCTAAAGATGCCGTGAGAGTTGAGGAGATGATCAATTATTTTTCTTACGATTACGAAACTCCTTATGGAAATACTCCGCTAAAAGTAACGACTACCTATACAACTTGTCCGTGGAATACAAATCACAACCTTGTTCATATCGGCTTAAAGTCAAAAGAAATAGATATGGATGAAGCCCCAAGCAACAACCTAGTTTTCTTGTTAGATGTTTCAGGAAGTATGAACAACCCAGACAAGCTCCCTTTACTCAAAAAAGGACTGGGGTTATTGGTGAATGAAATGCGTCCTGACGACAAAGTTTCTATCGTAGTATATGCGGGCGCTGCGGGAGTAGTTTTGGAGCCGACTACCGGAAAAAACAAAGAAAAAATCTTGGAATCGCTAAACAATCTATCTGCAGGAGGTTCTACTGCAGGGGGTGCAGGAATAAAATTGGCATACAAACTCGCCAAAGAGAACTTTATGAAAAATGGAAATAACCGAGTGATATTGGCAACAGACGGTGACTTCAATATTGGGGCATCAAGTGATGGCGAAATGGTAGAATTGATCGAATCGAAAAGAGATGACGGCATCTTTTTGACTGTATTAGGTTTTGGAACTGGAAATATTAAGGATTCGAAAATGGAAAAGTTAGCTGATCACGGAAATGGAAATTACGCATACATTGATAATATTCTCGAAGCAAAGAAGACATTAGTCAATGAAATGGGAGGAACTTTAGTAACCGTTGCCAAAGATGTTAAATTCCAGTTAGAGTTTAATCCTACTCATGTGAAAGAATACAGACTGATTGGTTATGAGAATAGGCTACTTGAGGCTGAAGACTTTAATGATGATACAAAAGATGCAGGAGAACTTGGTGCTGGACACTGTGTTACGGCTATTTATGAGATCATACCAGCAGGATCATCCGAAAGTCATACAGATATCGACCCTCTCAAATATCAAGAGGAGCATGATTCTGAAAACGCACACACTGACGAACTCCTGACTGTTAAAGTGAGGTATAAACTCCCTGATGAGAAGAAATCCACCAAATTAGAACTACCTGTCAAGGCGAATCGAATAGATTTTAGTCAAACCAATGAAGATGTTAGGTTTTCAGCAGCGGTAGCGGCCTATGGCATGCTTCTGAGAGACTCTAAGCACAAGGGAGAGAGCACTTATGAGATGGTCATGAAGTTGGCTAGAGATGCCAAAGGAGAAGATCGAGACGGCTATAGAGCTGCGTTTGTTCAAATGGTAGACATGACTCAACTATTAGACAAAAGAGATTCGTAA
- a CDS encoding NUDIX hydrolase encodes MADYPRIDVTVDVVVFGSSLDCDLSVLLIKRKNDPFKDHWAIPGGFVDHDEDLETAAIRELWEETGIRLPSLNQLYAFGDPKRDPRKRVVTIAFYAEVRMENVNPKAADDASEVKWFNLNNLPNLAFDHAAILKKALTKIAL; translated from the coding sequence ATGGCTGATTATCCCAGAATAGACGTGACAGTGGATGTGGTAGTCTTTGGAAGCTCATTGGATTGTGATTTGTCTGTACTCCTAATAAAACGTAAGAATGATCCGTTCAAAGATCATTGGGCGATACCTGGGGGCTTTGTGGATCATGATGAGGATCTGGAGACTGCGGCAATTAGGGAACTGTGGGAGGAGACAGGAATAAGACTTCCTTCATTAAATCAACTCTACGCATTTGGTGACCCAAAAAGAGACCCGAGGAAAAGAGTCGTTACCATTGCTTTTTATGCGGAAGTAAGAATGGAAAATGTTAATCCTAAGGCTGCGGATGATGCTAGTGAAGTAAAGTGGTTCAACCTGAATAACTTGCCGAATTTAGCTTTTGACCATGCTGCAATTCTGAAAAAAGCGCTCACAAAAATTGCGTTATAA